AATGGTAATAAGGCGATTTCCCCCGCCATACCGTTGTGCCCGCTGATGATGCTGCCTTGTGTAATAATTCCCATACCGACACCGGTACCGAAGGCGATAAACACCAGCGAGTCGCTGCCTTTGCCATGCCCATAGTGGTATTCCCCCAATGCTGCCAGGTTGACGTCATTTTCGAATACCACCGGGCACGACTGCCCATCAGGCAGAGAAAACAGGTTGGGTAAGCGGGCGGGAAGGCGCAGGTTAGGCGAAAGCTGTACATTGCGTTGTTTATCGATTGAACCGGGAATACCGATAGCGACATGTTTCAAGCGGTTCGGTGTGATATGTGCCTGTTGCAGTAGTGCCTGCGCCAGCGACGACATGTGTTGCAGCGCCGCCTGTTCATCACCTTTAGCGGTAGGCTGCGACGTGTGCGCCAATACCTCCCCGCTCAACGTTGTCAGCCGCCCATTGACTTTTGTGCCGCCCAGATCAAAACCAATCACCACAGGCGACTGCGGGTGTAATTCAACACCCGGTGACTTCTGCTGGATAATGTGCTGTTTTTCCATAAAATTCATCAAATTCTGCACACTCCCCGGCGTAATATCGAGGGCGGCAGCCCAGCCGGAAGTCGTTTCCAGCGACAGACGCTCCAACTGAGAAAGCGCGTTTGCAAGAGTTTTACCAAGTGGCTGCGAGTTCGCCATATAACGTCCTTTTTCTCCGACGTGGATTACTGCCATCAATAACTGCTATAATTAGTTCATCAACATGACGAATTAATATCCTTTCCGGTGAATACCGTCAACATGAACCATGAGTCAAATAATAATTTTCTCTGGCAGATGAACAGAAACGAGAGCGAGATAACACTTTTATTGCATAATATGCAGGCATCTCTGGTGATCGCGTTTCCTGATTCAATACCGTCCCGATGAATAATTGAGAACAAATAAGTGATTGAAATAGAAAATGATGTTCCAGTTCTTCGCCAGATATCCGTCCGTGCCGTGATGGAGTACCTGCTGCATGCGGGACCGGCATCCCGCGCGGCGATGGCGAAAGCGACCAGGCTATCCAAGCAGACCATGTCTGAAGTGATTCTGATCCTGGAAGAGCGGGGGTGGGTTCGCCCTTGTGGGCTCGAATCAGGTAAGGTCGGGCGCGCCGCCATGAATTACGAGATCGCCGACGATCTGGCTTACGTGCTGGGTATGGACGTCGGCGCCACCAGCATTCGGCTGAGCCTGGTTAACCTCCGCGGCAATGAAATAGCGCATTACGAAGAGGAAAACGATAACTCGGGCGGCATCAACCTGGTCAATCGCCTGTGCCAGTTAAAAAAGGATTTGCTGGCTCAGCAACAGATAGACGAACGTAAGTTGCACAGCGTCAGCGTCGCCATTCCCGGCGTTATCAATCAGAAAACCGGCACGCTGGATATGGCGCCCAACCTGAAAAATATGAGCGGCTTCGCGCTACGAGACAGCATGCAGCAGGCTTTCGGCTGTGAAGTGCTGATCGAAAACGACATCAATGCCGCGGCCATCGGCGAATACTGGCGGGGATGCGGGCAGGATGATCACTCACTGGCCTTCATTTCGCTGGGTACCGGGATTGGTCTGGGGCTGATACTGGAAGGGATTCTGCTGCGCGGCGCGATGGGTGCGGCCGGTGAGATCTCTTATCTGCCGCTGGGCGGCGATGCCTATACGTCAGAGAGTCTACGTCAGGGGACGCTGGAATCGGTACTGGGAGCCGCAGGCATCAGCAAGCGCTACCATTTTGCAGGCGGCGCCGCCAATACGCCGGTCCGGGAGATTCTAAGCCGTTACGCCGATAAAGAGCCCGCCGCCATCGTGACCATCGAAGAAACCGCCCGTACCGCCGCCTTACTGGTCCTGTCGGTGTCACTGATGTTTGACCCTGAAAGCATT
The DNA window shown above is from Dickeya dadantii NCPPB 898 and carries:
- a CDS encoding ROK family protein, which translates into the protein MANSQPLGKTLANALSQLERLSLETTSGWAAALDITPGSVQNLMNFMEKQHIIQQKSPGVELHPQSPVVIGFDLGGTKVNGRLTTLSGEVLAHTSQPTAKGDEQAALQHMSSLAQALLQQAHITPNRLKHVAIGIPGSIDKQRNVQLSPNLRLPARLPNLFSLPDGQSCPVVFENDVNLAALGEYHYGHGKGSDSLVFIAFGTGVGMGIITQGSIISGHNGMAGEIALLPLSATPYDDARISAGGVFEDRVSSSAIRQRYLGGETEVIDIFRRAEQGDEQARTVLEHTAQIAALGVASAVSLLNPEWLVLGGGIGARPAFHERVRQHVQTLLPVPVQLVGSALLDEAGVVGAVHLAREHCLAALAWHDVREAV
- a CDS encoding ROK family transcriptional regulator, whose amino-acid sequence is MIEIENDVPVLRQISVRAVMEYLLHAGPASRAAMAKATRLSKQTMSEVILILEERGWVRPCGLESGKVGRAAMNYEIADDLAYVLGMDVGATSIRLSLVNLRGNEIAHYEEENDNSGGINLVNRLCQLKKDLLAQQQIDERKLHSVSVAIPGVINQKTGTLDMAPNLKNMSGFALRDSMQQAFGCEVLIENDINAAAIGEYWRGCGQDDHSLAFISLGTGIGLGLILEGILLRGAMGAAGEISYLPLGGDAYTSESLRQGTLESVLGAAGISKRYHFAGGAANTPVREILSRYADKEPAAIVTIEETARTAALLVLSVSLMFDPESIIIGGNIGIRPELTERIRFYLNNCSPHPIQLKSSTLGSQSVLTGSVAISLNKLHNYLFGLPELSRQISLPKHL